In one window of uncultured Draconibacterium sp. DNA:
- a CDS encoding ComEC/Rec2 family competence protein, whose translation MLAVSGLHVGILFFAFTFCFGFLQKRKIGKFIYVMLSISLLWCYAFITGLSPSVLRACTMFSLVIIAGNINRRANIYNTLAASAFLLLWVNPNNLFEVGFQLSYMAVFGIVFLQPRIAGLWTVKNKVGLFFWNLICVSIAAQIATFPLSAYYFNQFPTYFLLSNIVVIPAAMLLIPLGLGLLAFSKIPLLATSIAFIVKWIIKSVYFLLSSFESFPHSTPDVVLHLPELLFVLVILFSIFLFLNSHRAVFLKSALSFAAILAAFILFSAYKQINRREIIVLNSQEQVTCFICANKMYVISADTLSVDDYNYSSVQDIKRQKRITNVIFLTSDSTFNDDLLFLNKGLAVFEGKKVLLEQKSTPATNTISPDIIINTKTTYYTETISEDCCFIKYYPDRKNSSFETKHHILSTKGAFTTTW comes from the coding sequence ATTCTTGCAGTTTCAGGATTACACGTCGGTATACTTTTCTTTGCATTTACGTTCTGTTTTGGTTTTCTACAGAAACGAAAGATTGGCAAGTTTATTTACGTGATGCTTTCCATAAGCTTGTTGTGGTGTTATGCATTTATTACCGGTCTTTCACCATCAGTATTACGAGCCTGCACAATGTTCAGTCTGGTTATCATTGCCGGAAATATCAACCGCCGGGCAAATATTTATAACACGCTAGCAGCTTCAGCCTTTCTTCTGCTATGGGTTAATCCCAATAATCTTTTCGAAGTAGGATTTCAACTCTCGTATATGGCAGTTTTTGGTATTGTTTTTCTGCAACCCCGAATCGCCGGATTATGGACGGTAAAAAACAAGGTGGGGCTATTTTTCTGGAATTTAATATGTGTTTCAATTGCAGCGCAAATAGCCACATTCCCGCTTTCAGCCTATTATTTTAATCAATTCCCAACCTACTTTCTACTGAGCAACATAGTAGTAATTCCTGCCGCCATGCTTCTTATTCCCCTCGGACTGGGTTTATTGGCCTTTTCAAAAATACCACTGCTGGCTACTTCAATCGCATTTATAGTAAAATGGATTATAAAAAGCGTATATTTTTTACTTTCCTCTTTTGAATCATTTCCCCACTCAACACCCGATGTTGTGCTTCACTTACCCGAACTGCTTTTCGTTTTGGTCATACTGTTTTCCATCTTCCTTTTTCTGAATTCGCACCGAGCTGTCTTTCTAAAGTCGGCACTTTCGTTTGCAGCGATCCTTGCTGCATTTATTCTGTTTTCAGCTTACAAACAAATCAACCGGCGAGAAATAATTGTGTTAAACTCACAAGAACAGGTAACTTGCTTTATTTGTGCGAACAAAATGTATGTCATTTCAGCCGACACACTTTCGGTTGACGATTACAATTATAGCTCTGTTCAAGATATAAAACGACAGAAACGAATAACGAATGTTATTTTCCTGACTTCCGATTCAACATTCAACGATGATTTGCTATTTCTCAACAAAGGACTGGCTGTATTCGAAGGAAAAAAAGTTTTACTCGAACAAAAAAGTACGCCTGCAACAAATACTATTTCGCCGGACATAATTATCAATACCAAAACGACTTACTACACAGAAACCATTTCAGAAGATTGTTGCTTTATAAAGTACTACCCTGATCGAAAAAACTCCTCTTTCGAAACAAAACATCACATTCTTTCTACAAAAGGAGCATTTACAACTACATGGTAA
- a CDS encoding NUDIX domain-containing protein, translating into MGQFIIRVYGLVINEKKEVLLSDEFVMNTKMTKFPGGGLEFGEGLVDGLRREFKEECNGQEIENIRHFYTTDFYQKALFYDSAQLISIYYLADLKQPLKFKISEKAFDFEIDGNRTQSFRWEKIKDLKDDDITFPIDKFVLNKLKATFNS; encoded by the coding sequence ATGGGGCAATTTATAATTCGGGTTTACGGACTGGTTATCAACGAAAAGAAAGAAGTTTTGCTTTCGGATGAATTTGTAATGAATACAAAAATGACCAAGTTCCCGGGTGGAGGGCTGGAATTTGGAGAAGGATTGGTAGATGGTTTAAGGAGAGAGTTTAAAGAAGAATGCAACGGACAGGAAATAGAGAATATCAGGCATTTTTACACCACCGACTTTTATCAAAAAGCACTGTTTTACGACAGTGCTCAATTAATAAGCATTTACTACCTCGCGGACCTGAAACAACCGTTAAAATTTAAAATATCAGAAAAAGCATTTGACTTTGAAATAGATGGCAACAGAACGCAGAGCTTTCGCTGGGAAAAAATAAAAGACCTAAAAGACGACGATATTACTTTCCCAATTGATAAATTTGTTTTGAATAAATTAAAAGCAACTTTTAATTCGTAA
- the miaA gene encoding tRNA (adenosine(37)-N6)-dimethylallyltransferase MiaA has translation MPKTLVIITGPTGIGKTEVSIKVAQHFNAEIVSADSRQIFKELCIGTAVPSAEELAMVPHHFIQSHSVEENYNASRYETEALELIDELFKQKDVLLLVGGSMLYIDAICKGIDIMPDADPEIRASLKKQLEEEGLDSLRLQLKTLDPEYYKKVDLKNPNRIIHALEISIQTGKPYSSFRSNTPKERPFKILKIALNCDRQVLHNRINLRVDKMMEAGLEEEARSVYHKKHLNSLNTVGYQELFAYFNEEIPREKAIELIKRNSRRYARKQITWFRRDEAVKWFEPNDSEEIIAWINEQTN, from the coding sequence ATGCCAAAAACGCTTGTTATAATTACCGGCCCAACCGGAATTGGAAAAACTGAAGTGAGCATAAAAGTTGCCCAACATTTTAATGCCGAAATCGTTTCGGCCGACTCCCGGCAAATTTTTAAAGAACTCTGCATCGGCACTGCTGTTCCATCGGCAGAAGAGCTGGCTATGGTACCCCATCATTTTATACAAAGCCACTCGGTGGAAGAAAACTACAATGCCAGCCGCTACGAAACGGAGGCACTGGAACTGATAGACGAGCTTTTCAAACAGAAAGATGTTCTTTTGCTGGTAGGCGGCTCAATGTTGTACATCGATGCCATTTGCAAGGGCATTGATATTATGCCTGATGCTGATCCAGAAATTCGGGCGTCGCTAAAAAAACAATTAGAAGAAGAAGGATTGGATAGTTTGCGGCTACAGTTAAAAACTCTTGATCCGGAATACTATAAAAAAGTTGATCTAAAAAATCCGAACCGAATTATCCACGCACTGGAAATTAGTATTCAAACCGGAAAACCTTACTCATCATTCCGTTCCAATACACCAAAGGAACGCCCTTTTAAAATACTGAAAATCGCCCTTAACTGCGATCGACAAGTACTTCACAACCGTATTAATTTAAGGGTAGATAAAATGATGGAAGCAGGGTTGGAAGAAGAAGCCCGAAGTGTATATCACAAAAAACATTTGAACTCGCTAAATACAGTGGGTTACCAGGAACTATTCGCTTATTTTAACGAAGAGATCCCGCGCGAAAAAGCCATTGAGCTGATAAAACGAAACTCGCGGCGTTATGCGCGCAAACAAATTACCTGGTTCCGCCGCGACGAAGCCGTGAAATGGTTTGAACCTAACGACTCTGAAGAAATAATCGCATGGATAAACGAACAAACCAACTGA
- a CDS encoding heavy metal-binding domain-containing protein, translated as MIVTTTSNLDEIRIKEYLQPISAHVVVGMNLFKDFLAGLTDTFGGKSSTYEKTLESINEEVIYKLEKKALAIGANCILGLKIDNSEVSAQGKSMLMVTAVGTAAVADINEDLSKSIRHNKNVATNNDDLTESLFKDD; from the coding sequence ATGATAGTAACGACAACCTCGAATCTGGATGAAATAAGAATTAAAGAATACCTGCAACCAATATCTGCTCATGTAGTAGTTGGCATGAATCTTTTTAAAGATTTTTTGGCAGGACTTACTGATACGTTTGGCGGAAAATCATCAACATACGAGAAAACATTAGAATCAATAAATGAAGAGGTAATATACAAACTGGAGAAAAAAGCGTTAGCTATAGGAGCTAATTGCATACTTGGTTTGAAGATTGATAATAGTGAAGTTTCTGCGCAAGGGAAATCGATGTTAATGGTTACTGCTGTAGGAACTGCTGCTGTTGCAGATATCAATGAAGATTTATCAAAATCTATTCGCCACAATAAGAATGTGGCTACCAATAATGATGACCTAACAGAGTCTCTTTTTAAAGATGACTAA
- a CDS encoding L-threonylcarbamoyladenylate synthase: MLVRLYNENPNPRDVRKVVDVLRGGGVIVYPTDTVYGIGCDITNQKAVEKVARFKGIQVEKNNFSFICSDFSHLSDYTKPIPSHIFKLIRKNLPGPFTFILNANNNVPRYFKGKKKTVGIRIPDNNIIREIVSELGNPILSSSVHDDDEILEYTTDPELIHEKFAELADIVVDGGFGELVPSTIVDCTSDEPSLVRQGKGELEY, encoded by the coding sequence ATGTTGGTACGCTTGTATAATGAAAATCCAAATCCCCGCGATGTAAGAAAAGTTGTAGACGTTTTGCGCGGAGGGGGAGTAATTGTGTATCCAACCGACACAGTGTACGGAATTGGTTGCGATATTACCAACCAAAAAGCAGTTGAAAAGGTAGCTCGATTTAAAGGCATTCAGGTAGAGAAGAATAATTTTTCGTTTATCTGCAGCGACTTCAGCCATTTGTCGGATTACACCAAACCAATTCCCAGTCATATTTTTAAACTCATTCGTAAAAATTTGCCGGGTCCGTTTACCTTTATTTTAAATGCCAATAACAATGTGCCAAGGTATTTTAAAGGGAAAAAGAAAACGGTAGGAATCCGAATTCCTGATAATAATATTATTCGTGAGATCGTAAGTGAACTGGGAAATCCAATCCTTTCATCGTCGGTGCACGATGATGACGAAATTCTGGAATATACAACTGACCCGGAATTGATCCATGAGAAATTTGCAGAACTGGCTGATATTGTTGTCGACGGTGGTTTTGGGGAATTGGTACCTTCAACAATTGTTGATTGCACATCGGACGAACCATCTTTGGTACGCCAGGGAAAAGGTGAATTGGAATATTAA
- a CDS encoding recombinase family protein, whose amino-acid sequence MPLESSQPLTGVIFARVSTPLQSTATQISILEESAKKMNINVIETYDEQISGNAKKNDREVFTEFNDFLDNNKIDFVLAYSIDRISRRIADCHVFIESMQEKGINIYLHKENILTLKPDGTEDGMATMVLSSMIVAGKIERDAIAQRTKDGRYRAVKNRHIWTGGAPPFGFVMDKVTKELKPHPINSKIVVMMYEMYNGNYSTKQIANHLNLNNIASRYGKRWSESVVNHILSNPLMIGERTYKDLKISCPKLVDNELFEQVNKRLKTNPNQKNKRKYDYVISSKVMKCGKCGQSMNYVNSQRTHSIRCVTAGYKDSCGNKGVGIKRFYDALYHVINKYGNKLTSEQRKTEKQNIKNKLSIVKAELSGYNIEKKKIDGKIDKIIEMYSDGDITKEKKNIKLNEIRERESFLDSEVTKLSLRVKELMSINHGLKYSFKEGNKERINTMIQQIISKIEIKTVKVNVNFSGRKSDVYQSIHIFLKDRVSPLHILISRYTNYMLILSDPMMDFFSEWSAKKDNNFHFEDKRLQSHETAFYVENRKNFIDFANTKGAELDEDGMLMIADDYKSKLIEYNNYYKFWDYGFDLQKMGSYVTRLNKK is encoded by the coding sequence ATGCCATTAGAATCCAGCCAACCGCTTACGGGGGTAATATTTGCCAGAGTTTCAACGCCACTTCAGTCGACAGCAACTCAAATATCTATCCTTGAGGAAAGCGCAAAAAAAATGAACATTAATGTCATAGAGACATATGATGAACAGATTAGTGGAAATGCTAAAAAAAACGATAGGGAAGTATTTACAGAGTTCAATGATTTTCTGGATAATAATAAAATTGATTTCGTGCTTGCATATTCAATTGACCGAATAAGTAGACGTATTGCAGATTGCCATGTCTTCATTGAGAGTATGCAAGAAAAGGGTATAAATATATACCTACATAAAGAGAATATTCTTACTCTCAAACCAGATGGTACAGAAGATGGAATGGCAACAATGGTACTTAGCAGTATGATTGTAGCAGGAAAAATTGAGCGTGATGCAATTGCACAAAGAACCAAGGATGGTAGGTATCGGGCAGTAAAGAATCGTCATATATGGACGGGGGGAGCACCACCGTTTGGTTTCGTAATGGATAAGGTTACAAAAGAATTAAAACCACATCCCATCAATAGTAAAATAGTTGTGATGATGTATGAAATGTACAATGGTAATTATTCAACTAAGCAAATTGCAAATCATTTAAACCTTAATAATATTGCATCAAGATATGGAAAAAGATGGTCGGAGAGTGTTGTAAATCACATATTGTCAAACCCTTTAATGATTGGAGAGAGAACATACAAAGACCTTAAAATTAGTTGCCCTAAACTGGTAGATAATGAGTTGTTTGAACAGGTTAATAAACGCTTAAAAACAAACCCCAATCAAAAGAATAAAAGGAAGTATGATTATGTCATTTCATCGAAGGTAATGAAGTGTGGAAAATGTGGACAGAGCATGAATTACGTTAACTCACAAAGAACGCACTCAATTAGGTGTGTTACGGCTGGATACAAAGATTCTTGTGGAAATAAAGGCGTTGGTATAAAACGGTTTTACGATGCATTATATCACGTAATCAATAAGTATGGTAACAAACTAACATCAGAACAGAGAAAAACGGAAAAACAGAATATTAAGAATAAACTTTCAATTGTCAAAGCGGAACTATCAGGTTATAATATTGAAAAGAAAAAGATTGATGGTAAAATAGATAAAATTATTGAAATGTATTCTGACGGTGATATCACCAAAGAGAAAAAAAATATTAAACTAAATGAAATAAGAGAACGGGAGTCTTTCTTAGACTCGGAAGTAACTAAGCTGTCATTGCGAGTTAAAGAATTAATGTCAATCAATCACGGGTTAAAATATAGTTTTAAAGAAGGAAATAAAGAAAGAATTAACACAATGATTCAGCAGATTATTTCCAAAATTGAGATAAAAACGGTTAAGGTAAATGTAAATTTTTCTGGTCGTAAAAGTGATGTTTACCAATCTATTCACATCTTCTTAAAAGATAGAGTCAGTCCTTTACATATCTTAATTAGTCGATATACCAATTACATGCTAATTCTATCAGACCCAATGATGGATTTCTTTTCTGAGTGGTCTGCGAAGAAAGATAATAATTTTCATTTTGAGGATAAACGATTACAGTCTCATGAAACAGCATTCTATGTTGAGAATCGCAAAAATTTTATAGATTTTGCCAATACTAAAGGGGCAGAATTAGATGAAGATGGAATGTTGATGATTGCTGATGATTACAAATCAAAATTAATTGAGTATAATAATTACTATAAGTTCTGGGATTATGGATTTGATTTACAAAAGATGGGTAGCTATGTAACAAGATTAAATAAGAAATAA
- the trkA gene encoding Trk system potassium transporter TrkA has product MKVVIAGAGEVGTHLARMLTNENHDITLLDDSPEKLAKISSEVDLMTIAGSAHSFQDLKSTDLAKSDLFIAVTPFEERNVLACSMASYLGVNRTIARINNSEYLQERYRSKLNNLGINELIYPESLAAKEIIASVKQTATRQLIEFSGGKLIMMGIKVRENAPALNKTFEELSQENQHLLVVAINRDNETIIPNGNDFIKNGDIVFFVTTPAEQNNVYELTGKTLFEVKNIMFLGGSRIAQKAIEKLGENYRIKVIEGDRKKCEKIADKYENVLVINGDGRNLNLLREEGIEKMDAFVATTGNSETNILGCHLAKTFGVRRTVAEVENLAYMNLADNMDIGSIFNKKLIAAGYIYRFTLNAEISKVKCLTASDAEVFEFIAKPGAKITQKSVKDLDFPEEAKIGGVIRGNMGYIAHGYTQIQEGDKVVVFTLPSGIKKLEKFFK; this is encoded by the coding sequence ATGAAAGTTGTTATAGCGGGTGCCGGCGAAGTAGGAACACATTTGGCGAGAATGTTAACCAATGAAAACCATGACATTACCTTACTGGATGATTCCCCTGAAAAACTGGCGAAAATCAGTAGTGAAGTAGATCTGATGACAATAGCGGGTTCAGCTCATTCATTTCAGGATTTAAAAAGTACCGACCTGGCAAAATCCGATTTGTTTATTGCAGTTACTCCCTTTGAGGAACGGAACGTTTTAGCCTGTTCAATGGCGTCGTACCTTGGGGTTAACCGTACAATTGCACGAATAAACAACTCCGAATACCTTCAGGAAAGATACCGCTCAAAGCTCAACAATTTGGGGATAAACGAATTGATTTACCCTGAAAGTCTGGCAGCAAAAGAGATTATTGCATCGGTAAAACAAACGGCAACGCGTCAGTTAATTGAATTTTCAGGCGGGAAACTGATTATGATGGGAATTAAAGTGCGCGAAAATGCACCGGCTCTGAATAAAACATTTGAAGAGTTATCGCAGGAAAATCAGCATTTGTTGGTAGTGGCAATTAACCGCGACAATGAAACCATCATCCCGAATGGTAATGATTTTATAAAAAACGGTGACATTGTATTTTTTGTTACCACTCCGGCCGAGCAAAATAATGTTTACGAATTAACCGGAAAAACACTTTTCGAGGTTAAAAACATCATGTTTTTGGGAGGTAGTCGGATTGCCCAAAAAGCAATTGAAAAACTGGGTGAAAATTACCGAATTAAAGTAATTGAAGGCGACCGTAAAAAATGCGAGAAGATTGCCGACAAGTACGAAAATGTGCTGGTGATTAACGGCGATGGACGAAACCTGAATCTGTTACGCGAAGAAGGAATTGAAAAAATGGATGCTTTTGTGGCAACCACCGGAAATTCGGAAACCAATATATTAGGCTGTCACCTTGCAAAAACATTTGGAGTTCGGCGAACAGTTGCCGAGGTTGAAAACCTGGCTTACATGAACCTGGCAGACAATATGGATATAGGTAGCATTTTTAATAAAAAGCTAATTGCCGCGGGTTACATTTATCGTTTTACGCTTAATGCCGAAATCTCGAAAGTAAAATGTTTAACAGCCTCCGACGCCGAAGTTTTTGAGTTTATTGCCAAGCCTGGAGCTAAAATCACACAAAAGTCTGTTAAAGATCTTGATTTCCCCGAAGAAGCTAAAATTGGAGGAGTGATTCGTGGCAACATGGGATACATTGCCCACGGGTACACTCAAATTCAGGAAGGCGACAAAGTAGTTGTATTCACCCTTCCTTCAGGAATTAAAAAGCTGGAGAAATTCTTTAAGTAA
- a CDS encoding potassium transporter TrkG: protein MNLKIIFRVLGFLLFVEGIAMGIALLVALIYGESDTNAFLISGGINLAIGGLIVAATSKAKKDIGKREGFIIVSMVWIVFSFFGSLPYVISGSIPSFTDAFFETISGFTTTGSSVLNDIEALPHGILFWRSITQWLGGMGIIVLSLAILPVFGIGGMQLFMAEVPGPTPDKISPRIKQTAKTLWVIYLAFTVAETLLLWVGGMTFFDSICHSFTTMATGGFSTKQASIAHWPSPFIQYVIIVFMFLAGTNFTLSYFAIKGKFSVAFKDEEFKYYSFFTLGFTALIFIGLLISTEFGVEKAFRDSLFQVITIITTTGYATADYLTWPPVLTMLIFLLFFFGGSAGSTGGGIKIMRIVVLLKNGYYELKRLVHPNAIIPVRFNKHSVDAKIVTNVLAFFMLYFVIFAISTVIFTLIEPDMESSMGAVATCLGNIGPGLGTVGPAENFYHISPIGKWFLSFLMLLGRLELFTVLVLFSPSFWKE, encoded by the coding sequence ATGAATCTTAAAATCATATTCAGAGTACTTGGTTTTTTATTATTTGTAGAGGGAATTGCCATGGGCATCGCTCTTTTGGTTGCTCTGATTTATGGTGAATCCGACACGAACGCATTCTTAATTTCGGGTGGAATTAACCTTGCAATTGGCGGACTGATCGTTGCAGCCACTTCAAAAGCAAAAAAAGATATTGGCAAACGCGAAGGATTCATCATCGTATCGATGGTGTGGATTGTGTTCTCGTTTTTTGGGAGCTTACCTTATGTTATAAGTGGCTCCATTCCAAGTTTTACTGATGCATTTTTCGAAACCATTTCCGGTTTTACCACAACGGGCTCATCAGTTTTAAACGATATTGAGGCGCTTCCCCATGGCATATTGTTCTGGAGAAGTATCACCCAATGGCTTGGTGGCATGGGAATTATTGTTTTATCGCTGGCTATTTTGCCGGTATTTGGAATCGGTGGTATGCAGTTATTTATGGCTGAAGTTCCGGGGCCAACACCCGACAAAATCAGCCCCAGAATTAAACAAACTGCAAAAACACTTTGGGTAATTTATCTGGCATTTACGGTGGCCGAAACGCTGTTATTATGGGTCGGAGGAATGACCTTTTTCGACTCAATTTGTCATTCGTTTACCACCATGGCTACCGGAGGTTTTTCAACCAAACAGGCAAGTATCGCACACTGGCCATCGCCATTTATACAGTATGTAATTATTGTTTTTATGTTTTTGGCCGGCACAAACTTTACACTCTCCTATTTTGCTATCAAAGGAAAGTTTTCGGTGGCATTTAAAGACGAAGAGTTCAAATATTACAGCTTTTTTACACTCGGATTTACTGCTCTTATTTTTATCGGACTTTTAATTTCTACCGAATTTGGCGTTGAAAAAGCATTTCGCGATTCACTGTTCCAGGTAATTACAATAATAACAACCACAGGATATGCCACGGCCGATTACCTTACCTGGCCGCCGGTGTTGACGATGCTCATCTTTTTGCTTTTCTTTTTTGGTGGCTCTGCCGGATCAACTGGTGGTGGAATAAAGATTATGCGAATTGTTGTGTTGCTTAAAAACGGGTATTACGAGCTAAAACGTTTGGTTCATCCCAATGCTATTATTCCTGTACGTTTTAATAAGCACTCGGTTGATGCAAAAATCGTTACCAACGTGCTGGCATTTTTTATGCTATACTTTGTAATTTTTGCCATCAGCACGGTTATTTTTACACTGATTGAACCGGATATGGAATCGTCGATGGGAGCTGTTGCTACCTGTTTGGGCAATATCGGGCCGGGCTTAGGCACTGTTGGGCCGGCAGAAAATTTCTACCACATTAGCCCAATCGGGAAATGGTTTCTATCATTTCTAATGCTGCTTGGCCGACTGGAGCTATTTACTGTTTTGGTGCTCTTCTCACCATCGTTCTGGAAAGAATAG
- a CDS encoding HAD family hydrolase produces MTSGNKNKALFLDRDGTINVEKNYVFRVEDFEFIPGIFELLKSYQDKGFLLIVITNQSGIARQYYTENDFFRLNNWMIRQFQKQGIEITKVYHCPHHPEITGKCNCRKPEPGIILQAIQKFNIDPVNSVLIGDKKRDILAGEKAGIGKNLYIQNLLQTDLS; encoded by the coding sequence ATGACATCCGGCAATAAAAACAAGGCCCTTTTTCTCGACCGCGACGGAACGATTAACGTTGAAAAAAACTACGTGTTCCGAGTTGAAGATTTTGAATTTATTCCGGGCATTTTCGAATTGCTGAAAAGTTACCAGGATAAGGGGTTTCTTTTAATCGTAATCACCAACCAATCAGGCATTGCGCGACAATATTATACCGAAAACGATTTCTTTCGTTTAAACAATTGGATGATTCGGCAGTTTCAGAAACAAGGGATAGAAATAACAAAAGTTTATCATTGCCCACATCATCCTGAAATAACCGGAAAATGCAACTGCAGAAAGCCCGAACCGGGAATAATTTTGCAAGCCATTCAGAAATTTAATATCGATCCTGTTAACTCAGTGTTGATAGGAGACAAAAAAAGAGATATTTTAGCAGGAGAGAAAGCAGGGATAGGAAAGAATTTATATATTCAAAACTTATTACAGACAGATTTAAGTTAA
- the mnmD gene encoding tRNA (5-methylaminomethyl-2-thiouridine)(34)-methyltransferase MnmD encodes MQRQIINTEDGSKTLFIPEMDEQYHSLNGALTESEYVYLDKGYRHNKSTEPVILEIGFGTGLNALLTALEAENRKRKTTYISLEKYPIEPSEIEQLNYGSLISKQAEELFSTLHSSEWNQKTNISSYFDLLKLQTDLTQFSFDNLPTVDVIYFDAFGPDKQPEMWNEDIFRKLFSISNSNANLVTYSAKGEIRRRMERSGYISERLPGPPGKRQMLRATRQ; translated from the coding sequence ATGCAGAGACAAATTATAAATACGGAAGACGGATCGAAAACACTATTTATTCCGGAGATGGACGAACAGTACCATTCGCTAAACGGAGCGCTAACCGAATCGGAATATGTGTATCTCGACAAAGGCTACCGGCACAATAAATCGACGGAGCCGGTAATTCTTGAAATTGGCTTTGGAACAGGATTAAATGCCCTATTAACGGCCCTTGAAGCAGAAAATAGAAAGCGAAAAACCACTTATATTTCATTAGAAAAATACCCAATTGAACCGTCCGAAATAGAGCAACTCAACTATGGAAGTTTAATTTCGAAACAAGCCGAAGAACTTTTTTCAACGCTGCATAGTAGTGAGTGGAACCAAAAAACGAACATTTCGTCGTATTTCGATTTATTAAAACTACAGACCGACCTCACCCAATTTTCTTTTGATAATCTTCCAACCGTTGACGTGATCTACTTTGATGCATTTGGCCCCGACAAACAACCCGAGATGTGGAACGAGGATATTTTTAGAAAACTATTCAGCATTAGTAATTCAAACGCAAACCTTGTTACCTATAGCGCCAAAGGCGAAATTCGTCGCCGAATGGAACGATCGGGCTATATTTCAGAGCGACTTCCCGGTCCTCCGGGAAAAAGACAGATGCTTCGGGCAACACGGCAATAA